Proteins from one Lachnospiraceae bacterium KGMB03038 genomic window:
- a CDS encoding carbohydrate ABC transporter substrate-binding protein, with the protein MKKVISVCLIGIMVLSMLAGCGQDTEEGQSGEKVELIIESWRADDLTVWEDKILPVYEEEHPNVDITFNGVVNTEYGTTLTTKLKAGTAGDIIMVEPYDYRTSLYQEGYLAKLNDIEGLNINEDLYEEFAISAWSTDEGDIFGVPLAACTHGFIYNKTAFEELGLEVPETTDEFLKLCEEIKGTDYIPIAFGTGDDYVNSVYGFSLVAPNFVKGEEGRQGLIHGTKKFTDPEFIEAWEFLDAWKPYLPDGYEGISYADMQNLFISQQALIFPAGSWDVSVFNNMSDGSFEMGAFQVPVPEEGASRYVCNHPDMGLALNDASEHRDEAIEFLKWTTTEEFAKLWNQEIPGFFTLSKHEVELEDPLALEMFSWTEEAESTPRIAYQYLSRGEFNTDAEIIRMTGLMFAGEMTPQEVAEEMQKGLESSYTPIEE; encoded by the coding sequence ATGAAAAAAGTTATATCGGTTTGTTTAATTGGAATCATGGTATTATCGATGTTAGCCGGCTGTGGCCAGGACACAGAGGAAGGACAGAGCGGCGAAAAGGTCGAACTTATTATTGAAAGTTGGAGAGCGGATGATCTGACAGTTTGGGAGGATAAGATTCTGCCAGTGTATGAAGAAGAGCATCCCAATGTAGACATTACTTTTAATGGTGTAGTGAATACAGAATACGGTACCACGTTGACAACAAAACTGAAAGCAGGAACTGCTGGAGATATTATCATGGTGGAGCCTTATGATTACCGGACCAGTCTTTATCAGGAAGGTTATCTGGCAAAACTTAATGATATTGAAGGGTTGAATATTAATGAAGATTTGTATGAAGAGTTTGCGATCAGTGCATGGAGTACAGATGAAGGAGACATCTTTGGAGTGCCATTGGCAGCATGCACACACGGATTTATTTACAATAAAACGGCTTTTGAAGAGCTGGGACTGGAAGTTCCAGAAACAACGGATGAATTCCTGAAGCTTTGTGAAGAGATCAAGGGTACAGACTATATTCCGATTGCTTTTGGAACCGGAGATGATTATGTGAATTCTGTATACGGATTTAGTTTGGTGGCGCCGAATTTCGTGAAAGGTGAAGAAGGACGCCAGGGATTGATTCATGGAACAAAAAAATTCACAGATCCTGAATTTATAGAGGCGTGGGAATTCCTGGATGCCTGGAAACCATATCTGCCAGATGGATATGAAGGAATTTCATATGCGGATATGCAGAATCTCTTTATTTCTCAGCAGGCGTTGATCTTCCCGGCAGGATCCTGGGATGTATCTGTCTTTAATAATATGTCTGACGGCTCTTTTGAAATGGGAGCTTTCCAGGTTCCTGTGCCGGAAGAGGGAGCTTCCAGGTATGTCTGCAATCATCCTGATATGGGACTTGCACTAAATGATGCCAGTGAACATCGGGACGAAGCAATCGAATTTTTGAAATGGACAACTACAGAAGAATTCGCGAAATTATGGAATCAGGAAATCCCCGGATTTTTCACACTTTCCAAACATGAAGTAGAGTTGGAGGATCCTCTTGCGTTAGAAATGTTCTCTTGGACAGAAGAAGCAGAAAGCACACCGCGAATTGCCTATCAATATTTATCCAGAGGCGAATTTAATACAGATGCAGAGATTATACGTATGACTGGACTGATGTTTGCGGGAGAAATGACACCTCAGGAAGTTGCGGAAGAAATGCAGAAGGGATTGGAATCCTCGTATACTCCGATCGAGGAATAG
- a CDS encoding carbohydrate ABC transporter permease has protein sequence MMKEKKWNYIGSVGKHAVLISFSILALFPILVIVINSFKERTAIFSNPYSIPNSDTFSLIGYETVLERSNFTLYYKNSLIIMLGALFLILFFGTMAAYAIAEYKVKISNFLFVYFLIGIIVPIRLGSVGILEIMVNLHLTNTLTGLILIYTVAGLPLAIFILTQFFRQIPVSLKEAARIDGASEWKIYLMTLNYIKPAIASVAAFSVAPIWNDIWWPLIIAPAEEVCTVTMGAQKFLGQFSNDWNALLSALSMAMVPLVLLYLIFSKHIMRGLVDGAVKG, from the coding sequence ATGATGAAAGAAAAGAAATGGAATTATATCGGATCTGTGGGAAAACATGCTGTTTTGATCAGTTTTAGTATATTAGCGCTTTTCCCAATTTTAGTAATTGTTATAAATTCATTCAAAGAAAGAACTGCAATTTTCAGTAACCCCTATAGCATTCCAAATTCAGATACGTTTAGTTTAATCGGATATGAAACGGTATTGGAAAGATCCAATTTTACTCTTTACTATAAAAACAGTCTGATCATTATGCTGGGAGCACTGTTTTTGATCCTTTTTTTTGGAACTATGGCAGCGTATGCAATTGCAGAATATAAAGTCAAGATCAGTAATTTCTTATTTGTATATTTCCTGATCGGTATCATTGTTCCAATCAGGCTGGGGTCCGTTGGAATTTTGGAAATTATGGTCAATCTCCATTTGACAAATACCTTGACAGGATTAATTCTGATCTATACAGTGGCTGGCCTGCCATTGGCAATCTTTATCCTGACACAGTTCTTTCGGCAGATTCCGGTTTCTTTGAAAGAAGCGGCCAGAATTGATGGAGCCAGTGAGTGGAAAATCTATCTGATGACTTTGAATTATATTAAACCAGCCATCGCTTCGGTTGCGGCATTTTCTGTCGCACCTATTTGGAATGATATTTGGTGGCCCCTGATCATTGCACCTGCAGAAGAAGTCTGTACAGTAACAATGGGAGCACAGAAATTCCTAGGGCAATTTTCCAACGATTGGAATGCGCTTTTATCTGCGCTGTCTATGGCCATGGTGCCGTTGGTTCTGCTGTATCTGATCTTCTCGAAACACATTATGAGAGGTCTTGTAGATGGAGCTGTGAAAGGATAG
- a CDS encoding N-acyl homoserine lactonase family protein, with translation MTTYTIKPILTGYQYLDKGNYATFRKGTGKILEMPVFAFLIEGGGHKFLVDTGMSDTEHSVKYHHDGRQENGQAIHEQLHKMGIKTSEIEKIIFTHLHWDHCFNLEQFKEAELIVSRKEYEFALNPIPFYWASYEYPKATGLTPPFAGRKFTLTEGETEIAEGIYVIPTPGHSPGHSAVSVNTEKGNYMIVGDLMFLRENLEEDKEHGWPFTPPGRFCNILEIWSSIELVKERADFVVMTHDPYHLGTEILP, from the coding sequence ATGACGACATATACGATCAAGCCTATTTTAACAGGTTACCAGTATTTAGATAAAGGAAATTACGCAACCTTCCGCAAGGGTACTGGAAAGATATTGGAGATGCCTGTATTTGCTTTTTTGATCGAGGGAGGCGGTCACAAATTCCTGGTAGACACAGGTATGAGTGATACAGAACATTCAGTGAAATATCATCATGACGGCAGACAAGAGAACGGGCAGGCTATCCACGAACAACTTCACAAAATGGGGATTAAGACTTCAGAGATCGAAAAGATTATTTTCACTCATCTCCATTGGGATCACTGTTTTAATTTGGAACAATTTAAAGAGGCAGAATTGATCGTAAGCAGAAAGGAATATGAATTTGCTTTAAATCCAATCCCGTTTTATTGGGCTTCCTATGAGTATCCAAAGGCTACTGGACTTACGCCGCCGTTTGCGGGCAGAAAATTTACACTAACGGAAGGAGAGACAGAAATTGCAGAAGGTATTTACGTAATTCCGACGCCAGGGCATTCTCCAGGACATTCCGCAGTTTCCGTAAATACGGAAAAAGGAAATTATATGATTGTAGGAGATCTTATGTTTCTGCGGGAAAATCTGGAGGAAGATAAGGAACATGGCTGGCCTTTTACTCCGCCTGGCCGTTTCTGTAATATTCTGGAGATATGGAGCAGTATTGAATTAGTAAAAGAGCGGGCAGATTTTGTTGTCATGACGCATGATCCCTATCATTTGGGGACGGAAATTTTACCATAG
- a CDS encoding sugar ABC transporter permease yields the protein MKLKKKRKCIVLFVLPAFVLYTLFMIYPIFTSMKQSLYVLNDSRELIFAGFSNYIDLLTDPGWREQLLRALGNSFKFFLINMLIQNPVALLIAALLSAKTKGTHVYRTILYLPVVLSLVMVAFVWQMLLNPTWGIAEDFLSLFGLEGAFAPWLGQESTALNTMALISAWQNLGVPILLYYSTLIQIPGELIEASAVDGCSGIGTFFRIKLPMTMPMVATVSLMTYIFNFNAFDLIYAIKGPLAGPNFSTDTMMSFFFRTFYGHELQQPNAPMGAAIACIILFILMGGVVIYQLWSRQANKRLE from the coding sequence ATGAAATTAAAGAAAAAACGAAAATGTATCGTACTGTTTGTTTTACCCGCTTTTGTTTTATATACACTATTTATGATTTACCCGATTTTTACTTCAATGAAGCAGAGTCTATATGTATTAAATGATTCTAGAGAATTGATTTTTGCGGGATTTTCAAATTATATTGACTTGCTTACAGATCCTGGATGGAGAGAACAGCTTTTGAGAGCTTTGGGGAATAGTTTTAAATTTTTCTTAATCAATATGCTGATCCAGAATCCAGTGGCTTTACTCATTGCGGCGCTTCTGTCGGCGAAGACAAAGGGAACGCATGTCTACCGGACGATTTTATATCTTCCGGTAGTTCTCTCCCTTGTTATGGTAGCCTTTGTGTGGCAGATGCTGCTGAATCCGACTTGGGGTATCGCGGAAGATTTCTTGAGCTTATTTGGGTTGGAAGGAGCATTTGCCCCATGGCTTGGGCAGGAATCTACTGCATTAAATACAATGGCTTTGATTTCAGCATGGCAGAATCTAGGTGTGCCTATCCTACTATATTATTCCACGCTGATACAGATCCCTGGAGAACTGATCGAAGCCTCTGCGGTAGATGGCTGCAGTGGGATAGGAACCTTCTTTAGAATCAAGCTTCCTATGACAATGCCCATGGTTGCTACAGTTTCCTTAATGACTTACATTTTTAACTTTAATGCATTTGACTTGATTTACGCAATAAAAGGACCATTGGCAGGACCTAATTTTTCGACAGATACAATGATGTCATTTTTCTTCAGAACCTTTTATGGACATGAGCTTCAACAGCCAAATGCACCCATGGGAGCGGCGATTGCCTGCATTATTTTATTTATATTAATGGGTGGCGTTGTTATTTACCAGTTATGGAGCAGACAGGCAAATAAGAGATTGGAATAG